From a region of the Candidatus Neomarinimicrobiota bacterium genome:
- a CDS encoding T9SS type A sorting domain-containing protein, with the protein MEVSGAQKVFITKCTFYNSSDELLSVVRGDDYVTISWCKFYFTSTGSHNFAHRIGNRDDRTSDRGKLRVTLHHNWYSNNIKGRMPRVRYGQVHIYNCYYNSIGNDYCIGLRVECHIRVESCYFEKINDAWADYGGVSKKNGEIGWNNLMFVNCSQPTFVKNSFPVFDPPYTYEMDSVEDVKSIVVAGAGNVGNTTSIVKSEDTSQSKFKLYSIYPNPFNVQTRIKFSISQASYVNISVYDSKGRLIKTLLNGNINSGTHTLIWEASDMASGIYIIRMSTENFIKTLKCLLIK; encoded by the coding sequence ATGGAAGTGTCAGGTGCACAAAAGGTATTTATAACTAAATGTACATTTTACAACAGTTCGGATGAACTTCTTTCTGTAGTGAGGGGTGATGACTATGTAACGATTTCATGGTGTAAATTTTATTTTACCTCTACTGGTTCTCATAATTTTGCCCATCGGATTGGTAATAGAGATGATCGAACCTCTGATAGAGGTAAGTTACGCGTAACTTTACATCATAATTGGTATTCTAATAACATCAAAGGTAGAATGCCGAGAGTCAGATATGGCCAAGTTCACATTTATAATTGTTATTATAACAGTATTGGTAATGATTATTGTATTGGATTGAGAGTTGAATGTCATATAAGAGTAGAAAGTTGCTATTTTGAAAAGATAAATGATGCATGGGCAGATTATGGAGGTGTTAGCAAAAAGAATGGGGAGATAGGATGGAATAATTTAATGTTTGTGAACTGTTCGCAACCAACTTTTGTTAAAAATTCTTTCCCTGTATTTGATCCTCCCTACACATACGAAATGGATTCTGTTGAAGATGTAAAATCAATTGTCGTAGCTGGTGCAGGCAATGTTGGTAATACAACTTCAATTGTAAAATCTGAAGATACTAGCCAGTCAAAATTCAAATTATATTCCATTTATCCCAATCCATTTAATGTACAGACAAGAATAAAGTTTTCCATTTCTCAAGCCAGTTACGTAAATATTTCTGTATATGATAGCAAAGGAAGATTGATAAAGACTTTATTAAATGGAAATATAAATTCAGGAACACATACACTAATTTGGGAGGCTTCGGATATGGCATCTGGAATATATATAATTCGAATGAGTACAGAAAATTTCATAAAAACTTTAAAGTGTTTATTGATTAAATAA
- a CDS encoding DUF1593 domain-containing protein, producing the protein MKSNLLLISLILLLYCSSFLMAETYTKPRVIVLTDIENEPDDAMSMVRFLVYSNMWDVEALIATTSIHQKNKTAAWRIREIVKAYGKVRDNLLKHESGFPKAEYLLSIIREGKPEYGMRAVGEGMDSPGSEMIIEVVDRDDPRPVWVLVWGGPNCLAQALWKVSHTRSKEEVEKFVKKLRVYTISDQDDSGPWIRKTFPDLFYIASPGFHAGGAYHYATWSGISGDNFHGRFVGADFSLVDNPWLDEHIRSKGPLGAQYPKVKYLMEGDSPTFLYLINNGLGNPEHPDWGSWGGRYEFYTPRMRKWFLEPETRPFWTDAEDEVLGVDGKWHTGNHETIWRWREAYQNDFAARMDWTIKPYEEANHPPVIQLTCPERIKAKLGEKVELSAKASDPDGDSLRYNWFYYGEVGTFTTSSARTGQPVKIENADKANAWFYVPTKRVFSYGTMHIILEITDTGKPPLTRYKRVIVDVKP; encoded by the coding sequence ATGAAAAGTAATTTATTACTAATTAGTTTGATACTACTGTTGTATTGTAGTAGTTTTTTAATGGCTGAAACCTATACCAAACCGCGGGTAATCGTTCTTACAGATATAGAGAACGAACCCGACGACGCCATGTCGATGGTACGTTTTTTAGTATATTCTAATATGTGGGATGTTGAGGCTTTGATTGCTACAACTTCAATCCATCAAAAAAATAAGACTGCTGCGTGGCGGATTCGGGAAATTGTAAAGGCTTATGGCAAAGTTAGAGACAATTTGCTTAAGCATGAGTCTGGTTTCCCAAAGGCAGAATATTTATTATCTATTATACGAGAAGGGAAACCAGAATATGGTATGCGTGCCGTAGGTGAAGGTATGGATTCCCCGGGCTCAGAAATGATTATTGAGGTCGTCGATCGTGATGATCCCCGTCCTGTTTGGGTACTGGTATGGGGTGGTCCAAACTGTCTGGCGCAGGCTCTTTGGAAAGTAAGCCATACTCGTTCGAAGGAGGAGGTAGAAAAATTTGTAAAAAAACTGCGTGTATATACAATTTCTGATCAGGATGATAGTGGCCCCTGGATAAGGAAGACGTTTCCAGACCTTTTCTACATTGCCAGTCCTGGATTTCATGCTGGTGGTGCCTATCATTATGCCACATGGAGTGGAATTAGTGGTGATAATTTCCACGGCAGGTTTGTGGGAGCGGATTTCAGTCTTGTAGATAATCCTTGGCTGGATGAACATATTCGTAGCAAAGGTCCGCTTGGAGCTCAATATCCTAAAGTAAAATATTTGATGGAAGGAGATTCGCCGACATTTCTTTATTTGATAAATAATGGCCTTGGTAATCCTGAACACCCAGATTGGGGAAGCTGGGGTGGTCGTTATGAATTTTATACACCAAGAATGAGGAAATGGTTTTTGGAGCCAGAAACTCGCCCATTCTGGACTGATGCTGAGGATGAAGTGCTTGGTGTAGATGGGAAATGGCATACTGGTAACCATGAGACAATATGGCGCTGGAGAGAAGCTTATCAGAACGACTTTGCCGCAAGAATGGACTGGACGATTAAACCTTACGAAGAAGCTAATCATCCGCCGGTTATACAATTAACATGTCCTGAAAGAATAAAAGCAAAATTGGGAGAGAAAGTAGAACTCAGTGCAAAAGCATCAGACCCAGATGGGGATTCTTTGCGATACAATTGGTTTTATTATGGTGAGGTAGGCACATTTACCACATCGAGTGCTCGCACCGGCCAACCTGTGAAAATAGAAAATGCCGATAAAGCCAACGCCTGGTTCTATGTACCAACAAAGCGAGTTTTTTCCTACGGTACAATGCATATCATTTTGGAAATAACCGATACAGGTAAACCTCCACTTACCCGTTATAAACGAGTGATTGTTGACGTGAAACCTTAG
- a CDS encoding DUF5110 domain-containing protein, protein MTFKRGFILLIMLILISLTIGQTYEEINNGIMIEPKNSEISGVQYVNVQFWDEDVIEIVASPTDSGCRPTSLIVPKKPLKEVKFQIRKNKNLIYLMTRKLKVEINRFSGRITVKDLKSEIVFREGSRLIIPVEVEGEKTFSIKQFFEWVDNEALYGLGQHQEGVFNWRGHYAELFQHNKRAVVPFLISTKGYGILWDNYSYTRFNDSPYESYLWSEVGDAIHYFFIYGPEPDTVINHYRELTGHVPLFPKWAYGYLQSKERYKTQDEIINVVREYRKRRIPLDGIVLDWQYWDDGHWGEKRFNKERFPDPEAMMDTLHNLYNVKMMISIWPKISFRSVDYKQMIKYKGFLYDTVGSPFYDAFNPDARALFWEQAYEGLFSKGIDAWWSDATEPELDGWDFNYDAFKEKMKPAIGSGARYLNAYSLMHSKGIYENQRKTTDKKRVVNLTRSAFAGQQKYATITWSGDIVASWKVFRNQIPAGLNFCLSGLPYWTTDIGGFFVQSSEVGKLGRGAWFRNGEFDGGVEDDNYKELYVRWFQYGAFCPIFRAHGTDIPREIWRFGEPGHWVYEALVKFDNLRYRLMPYIYSQAWKVTSEGYTLMRALVMDFMNDTHVYNIADQFMFGQAIMVCPVTEPKASYRYVYLPVGEKWYNFWTGKRYSGGQTLQVPTPIDEIPIFVKAGSIVPMGPFIQYATESSDPLEIRIYPGYDGNFKLYEDECDNYNYEKGVYCIIEFKWDDENRQLTIEPIKGYFPGMLKKRTFYIVLVDRGRGVGVEITTEPDRVVVYEGKRIVIKM, encoded by the coding sequence ATGACATTCAAAAGGGGATTTATATTATTAATTATGTTAATATTGATAAGTTTAACAATAGGTCAAACTTATGAAGAAATAAATAATGGAATTATGATAGAGCCAAAAAACTCTGAAATATCAGGTGTCCAGTATGTAAATGTGCAATTTTGGGATGAAGATGTTATTGAAATTGTTGCTTCGCCTACTGATTCCGGATGCCGTCCAACCAGCTTGATTGTACCAAAGAAACCATTGAAGGAGGTTAAATTCCAGATTCGTAAAAATAAAAATCTTATCTATTTGATGACTAGGAAACTTAAAGTTGAAATCAACCGATTCAGTGGTAGAATAACTGTTAAAGATTTAAAAAGTGAAATTGTTTTTCGAGAAGGATCAAGGCTGATTATTCCTGTTGAAGTTGAAGGTGAAAAAACTTTTAGCATTAAACAATTTTTTGAGTGGGTAGATAATGAAGCTTTATATGGATTAGGACAACATCAAGAGGGGGTTTTCAACTGGCGGGGACATTATGCTGAATTGTTTCAGCATAATAAAAGAGCTGTTGTTCCTTTTTTAATATCTACGAAAGGTTATGGGATTCTGTGGGATAATTATTCATATACAAGATTTAATGATTCTCCTTATGAATCTTATTTGTGGTCTGAAGTCGGTGATGCAATCCATTACTTCTTCATTTATGGACCTGAACCAGATACAGTTATTAATCACTATCGTGAACTAACTGGCCACGTCCCTTTATTTCCTAAATGGGCATATGGCTATTTACAGTCGAAAGAACGCTATAAAACTCAGGATGAAATAATAAATGTTGTTCGGGAATATAGAAAAAGAAGGATTCCATTGGATGGTATTGTGCTGGATTGGCAATATTGGGATGATGGGCACTGGGGAGAAAAACGATTCAACAAAGAGCGATTTCCAGATCCAGAAGCTATGATGGATACCCTTCATAACTTGTATAATGTTAAAATGATGATTTCTATCTGGCCAAAAATATCTTTTAGAAGTGTTGATTATAAACAGATGATTAAATATAAAGGGTTTTTATACGATACTGTAGGCAGTCCTTTTTATGATGCTTTTAATCCTGATGCTAGAGCACTGTTTTGGGAACAAGCTTATGAGGGATTGTTTTCAAAAGGAATCGATGCCTGGTGGTCTGATGCCACAGAACCCGAACTCGATGGCTGGGATTTTAACTATGATGCTTTCAAAGAGAAAATGAAACCAGCTATTGGATCTGGGGCACGTTATTTGAACGCTTATTCACTCATGCATTCGAAAGGTATTTATGAAAATCAACGTAAAACAACAGATAAAAAAAGGGTAGTGAACCTGACGCGTTCTGCTTTCGCTGGGCAGCAGAAATATGCTACAATTACCTGGTCTGGTGACATTGTTGCCAGTTGGAAGGTGTTCAGGAATCAAATACCTGCAGGATTAAATTTTTGCTTATCTGGATTACCATACTGGACGACAGATATTGGTGGTTTCTTTGTCCAATCGTCTGAAGTCGGTAAGCTGGGACGTGGTGCGTGGTTCCGTAATGGTGAGTTTGATGGAGGAGTAGAGGATGATAATTATAAGGAACTCTATGTGCGTTGGTTCCAATATGGGGCTTTTTGTCCAATATTTCGAGCGCATGGAACGGATATTCCCAGAGAAATTTGGAGGTTTGGTGAACCTGGTCATTGGGTTTATGAAGCGTTAGTAAAATTTGACAATTTAAGATATCGTCTTATGCCGTACATTTACTCTCAGGCGTGGAAAGTGACTAGCGAGGGATACACATTAATGCGAGCTCTGGTAATGGATTTTATGAATGATACACATGTTTATAATATTGCTGATCAATTCATGTTTGGGCAGGCTATTATGGTTTGTCCAGTGACAGAACCTAAGGCTTCTTATCGGTATGTGTATCTTCCAGTAGGTGAAAAATGGTATAATTTCTGGACAGGTAAGAGATATTCCGGTGGTCAAACATTGCAAGTCCCTACTCCTATTGATGAGATTCCGATATTTGTTAAAGCAGGTTCTATTGTGCCTATGGGACCGTTTATTCAATATGCTACAGAATCATCGGATCCATTGGAAATTAGAATATATCCTGGTTACGATGGCAATTTCAAACTTTATGAAGATGAATGTGATAATTACAATTATGAGAAAGGAGTCTATTGTATAATAGAATTCAAATGGGATGATGAAAATAGACAATTGACTATAGAGCCAATAAAAGGGTATTTCCCTGGAATGCTGAAGAAAAGAACTTTCTATATTGTGCTTGTTGACAGAGGAAGGGGTGTTGGAGTTGAAATTACGACTGAACCAGATAGAGTTGTTGTATATGAGGGTAAAAGGATTGTTATAAAAATGTAG
- a CDS encoding family 78 glycoside hydrolase catalytic domain: protein MITCLKKFKYVSILSIITLVFNYNSLHAKEIVINNLRTEYLKNPIGIDVSQPRLSWQAENPGYNLKQVAYQILAANSLEYLTEEKNLMWNTGKVESEQSIHVKYKGKKLQPCQRVYWKVRIWDNEGNISNWSEPAFFETGLMNHKNWKAKWITHPYPEKVNDYNPCPYFRKKFRINKKIKSARLYISALGLYQAFINGQKVSDDLFAPGWTNYKKRVQYQTYDVTDLLKKGNNVIAVILGDGWYRGPITWQFIRNFYGKHLALISQLHIIYTDGTSDTIVSDKSWKTARGGIVRSEIYFGEIFDFNKEPKGWKYPEFNDRKWKNAKILKHPKDILIYTESPLPRVTKTLNPQKEWIGPNNEVIFDLGQNMTGWVEITIKGKKGKEIYLKHAEVLNKDSSLYVRNLRKAKQEDHYIFASNDTVTIKPHFTFHGFRYVAVHNCKPENIISIKGEVIHSDLEITGSFSCSDSLINRLQKNIVWSQRGNFLDVPTDCPQRDERLGWTGDAQVFCPTASFNMNTATFYSKWLKDFLCDQTPEGKVPWVIPNVIINGGGTGWSDGTASTGWSDAIVTIPYNIYLRYGDTTILKTMYDGMKKWCEYMISESKKNNYIYKTGFHFGDWLAFSEYYSYRYRAPDYGYAGAHTDKDLIATAYMYHSTNLLKKMAEVLNIKQDVIRYDTVTKKIKEAFIKEFITPTGRIVSNTQTAYSMALMFGLVPEKFIDTAAARLSADVKHFGHITTGFLGTPLIMHALTDYNYTSLAYMLLMNKRYPSWLYPVTMGATTIWERWDGIKPDGSYQTPGMNSFNHYAYGAIGDWLYSKVAGINPDISMPGYKKIIIYPHVNDTLKFVTAIYNSMYGKISSSWKFENDELNIEVDIPFNTVATIILPCNDPNSINIIPANIITKDKIIVKDNRIHINTGSGKYIFKIPKNMVIMN, encoded by the coding sequence ATGATAACATGCTTAAAAAAATTTAAATATGTATCAATACTTTCTATAATCACTTTAGTTTTTAATTACAATTCGTTACATGCCAAAGAAATAGTAATTAATAATTTGCGGACAGAATATCTTAAGAATCCTATAGGAATCGATGTATCTCAACCAAGGTTGAGCTGGCAAGCGGAAAACCCAGGATATAATCTAAAACAGGTAGCTTACCAAATATTAGCTGCAAATAGTTTAGAATATTTGACTGAAGAAAAAAATTTAATGTGGAATACCGGCAAAGTAGAAAGCGAACAATCGATTCATGTAAAGTACAAAGGGAAAAAATTACAACCATGCCAAAGAGTATACTGGAAAGTAAGAATTTGGGACAATGAGGGAAATATATCTAATTGGAGTGAGCCAGCTTTTTTCGAAACTGGTTTGATGAATCATAAAAACTGGAAAGCAAAATGGATTACTCATCCGTATCCTGAAAAAGTAAACGATTACAATCCTTGTCCATATTTCAGAAAAAAGTTTAGAATAAATAAAAAAATTAAATCAGCCAGACTATATATCTCAGCCCTTGGATTATACCAGGCTTTTATAAATGGGCAAAAAGTCTCTGATGATTTATTTGCCCCAGGATGGACAAACTACAAAAAAAGAGTTCAATATCAAACATATGATGTAACTGATCTTCTAAAAAAGGGGAATAACGTCATAGCTGTAATACTTGGAGATGGCTGGTATAGAGGTCCAATAACCTGGCAATTTATACGTAATTTCTACGGAAAGCATCTTGCATTAATTTCACAACTTCATATTATATACACAGATGGAACAAGTGATACAATAGTATCTGATAAAAGCTGGAAAACAGCTCGCGGTGGTATAGTAAGGTCCGAAATTTATTTCGGAGAAATTTTTGATTTTAATAAAGAACCAAAAGGATGGAAATATCCAGAATTCAATGATAGAAAATGGAAAAATGCAAAAATATTGAAACATCCTAAAGATATTCTTATTTATACCGAATCTCCATTACCCAGAGTTACCAAAACGCTCAATCCTCAAAAAGAATGGATAGGTCCAAATAATGAAGTAATTTTCGACCTAGGACAAAACATGACCGGTTGGGTAGAAATAACAATAAAAGGTAAAAAAGGTAAAGAAATCTACTTAAAACATGCAGAAGTTCTAAATAAAGATAGTTCATTATACGTTAGAAATCTTAGAAAAGCAAAACAGGAAGACCATTATATTTTTGCTTCGAACGATACAGTAACAATTAAACCACATTTTACTTTTCATGGATTTAGATACGTTGCAGTCCATAATTGTAAACCGGAAAATATAATATCAATAAAGGGAGAAGTAATACATTCTGATCTTGAAATTACTGGTTCATTTTCATGCTCAGATTCTCTTATAAACAGACTACAAAAAAATATAGTATGGAGCCAGAGAGGTAATTTTCTTGATGTCCCAACCGATTGTCCACAAAGAGATGAGAGACTTGGATGGACTGGTGATGCACAGGTCTTCTGCCCAACTGCGTCTTTCAATATGAATACAGCAACTTTTTATAGCAAATGGCTCAAAGATTTTCTTTGTGATCAAACACCTGAGGGAAAAGTACCGTGGGTAATACCAAATGTGATTATAAATGGAGGAGGTACTGGTTGGTCAGATGGTACAGCTTCTACAGGATGGTCAGATGCAATAGTTACTATACCATATAACATTTACCTCAGATATGGTGATACCACTATATTAAAAACAATGTATGACGGTATGAAAAAATGGTGCGAATATATGATAAGTGAAAGCAAGAAAAATAACTATATTTACAAAACAGGATTTCACTTTGGCGACTGGCTTGCTTTTTCAGAATACTATTCTTATAGGTATCGTGCTCCAGATTATGGATATGCTGGAGCACATACGGATAAAGATCTTATAGCAACCGCCTACATGTACCATTCAACAAATTTATTAAAGAAAATGGCAGAAGTTTTAAATATAAAACAGGATGTAATTAGATACGATACAGTTACCAAAAAGATAAAAGAAGCTTTTATTAAAGAATTTATAACTCCAACAGGGAGAATTGTCTCAAATACTCAAACCGCTTACTCAATGGCTTTAATGTTTGGTTTAGTCCCTGAAAAATTTATAGATACTGCCGCAGCAAGATTATCAGCTGATGTTAAACATTTTGGTCATATTACCACAGGCTTCTTGGGTACTCCATTAATTATGCACGCTCTAACCGATTATAATTACACTTCACTGGCATATATGCTACTAATGAACAAACGATACCCCTCATGGCTTTACCCTGTTACTATGGGTGCAACAACTATATGGGAAAGATGGGATGGAATTAAACCTGATGGAAGTTATCAAACTCCCGGAATGAATTCTTTCAATCACTATGCATACGGAGCAATAGGAGATTGGCTCTACTCCAAAGTTGCAGGTATAAATCCTGACATTTCTATGCCAGGATATAAGAAAATAATTATATATCCCCATGTCAACGATACTCTTAAATTTGTCACCGCAATCTATAACAGTATGTATGGGAAAATATCTTCTTCATGGAAATTCGAAAACGATGAATTAAATATAGAAGTTGATATACCATTTAATACTGTTGCTACAATCATATTACCGTGCAATGATCCAAATTCAATTAATATAATTCCTGCAAATATCATAACTAAAGATAAAATAATAGTAAAAGATAATAGAATCCATATTAATACAGGTTCGGGCAAGTATATCTTTAAAATACCAAAAAATATGGTCATTATGAATTAA
- a CDS encoding CotH kinase family protein, which translates to MKKKILLILLFFLLPSMISAIDKPEFSHHRDFYSEPFYLTLSSDSGTIIYTLDCSKPSYNNGYIYSNPIKISRTTIVRAIACIDENHCSDVRTHSFIFLDDVIHQDNSGVPKPEHKRDHVYWTEEFDMSDVNVSEEEIKEALLDIPTISIAAPYDSLFGVAGILRGQNLMDGKSEKAGDPNDPNWHEIIECSVEMIYPENKKFGKYKDWQENAGIKIQGGGGRWYNGYYDHKQSFTLEFKKYYGEGTLKNDIFKAAPFNRETSPGEFDKIILRAGHNKSWGADWDRENTVYTRDQFGRDLQILMSGWGSHGTFVHLYLNGKYWGLYNPCERMDDNQLAIYFGGDNKDYYYGKGKDGDMAGNDDRYDYLCRTDWTKRRLSKLAEYLAIDEYIDLCLLYCYANAGDSPQYYYGNRNEPPGPVYFTAWDIEDSFGGGSKRSGPPEAIEKMKEKNRLTGDKFKLYFNVRNNIDFKMKFADRAYKHCYNNGILTDENVIAVWDSLCRFIEKAILCEIARWGDERGKVYDYDHWHKEWEDVRNDLRGRADKLIKELKSVGMYPSVQPPIFKHGDDIIMDKVIYTDSDFQLTIERAGDSDTIYYTTDGTDPRTWDLTASVSQTAIKVDSPKEIITINGSGIIKARSKKGKIWSPLHELAINPESLNGLKEDEQIENAIKSFKLYQNYPNPFNATTRIGLYLSKETHVRLEVFNLLGEKVAVLLDDVKQAGTYSIVFNGSDLPSGMYIYQLRCGNKNLYRKMLLLR; encoded by the coding sequence ATGAAAAAGAAAATTTTACTAATTCTCCTGTTCTTTTTATTGCCAAGCATGATTTCTGCTATTGATAAACCTGAGTTTTCTCACCACCGAGATTTCTATTCGGAGCCCTTCTATTTAACTTTAAGTTCGGATAGCGGAACTATTATATATACTTTAGATTGCTCAAAGCCATCATATAATAATGGATACATTTATTCCAACCCCATAAAAATATCAAGAACCACTATAGTTCGTGCAATAGCCTGTATTGATGAAAATCACTGTTCAGATGTAAGAACTCATTCTTTTATCTTTCTTGACGATGTAATTCATCAAGATAATAGTGGAGTTCCAAAACCTGAGCATAAGAGGGATCATGTTTACTGGACAGAAGAATTTGATATGTCCGATGTCAATGTATCAGAAGAAGAGATAAAAGAAGCTTTATTGGATATTCCTACAATTTCCATTGCTGCTCCATATGATTCTTTATTTGGAGTTGCTGGAATCCTACGCGGACAGAATTTAATGGATGGGAAAAGTGAAAAAGCGGGAGATCCCAACGATCCAAACTGGCACGAGATTATTGAGTGTTCTGTTGAAATGATTTATCCTGAAAATAAAAAATTTGGAAAGTACAAAGACTGGCAGGAAAATGCTGGGATCAAAATTCAGGGTGGAGGCGGTAGGTGGTATAATGGATATTATGATCATAAACAATCTTTCACGCTTGAATTCAAGAAATATTATGGCGAAGGCACATTGAAAAATGATATATTCAAAGCTGCTCCATTTAATAGAGAGACTTCCCCTGGTGAATTTGATAAAATAATTTTGAGAGCAGGCCATAATAAAAGCTGGGGAGCTGATTGGGACAGAGAAAATACTGTATATACACGAGATCAGTTCGGTCGTGACTTACAAATACTGATGTCTGGATGGGGCAGTCACGGTACTTTTGTACATCTTTATTTAAACGGGAAATATTGGGGTCTTTACAATCCCTGTGAAAGAATGGATGATAACCAGCTGGCAATCTATTTTGGTGGCGATAATAAAGATTATTATTATGGAAAAGGTAAAGATGGGGATATGGCTGGAAATGATGATAGATACGATTATCTGTGTAGAACAGATTGGACAAAAAGACGACTCTCTAAATTAGCCGAGTATCTTGCTATAGATGAGTATATAGATCTTTGTCTTTTATATTGCTATGCTAATGCAGGTGATAGCCCGCAATATTATTATGGAAATCGAAATGAACCGCCAGGTCCTGTATATTTCACTGCTTGGGATATTGAAGATAGCTTTGGAGGGGGATCTAAGAGGTCAGGTCCACCAGAAGCAATCGAAAAAATGAAAGAAAAGAATCGTCTTACTGGCGACAAGTTCAAACTCTATTTCAATGTTAGGAACAATATAGACTTTAAAATGAAATTTGCTGACAGGGCTTATAAACATTGCTATAATAATGGAATACTGACTGATGAAAATGTCATAGCTGTTTGGGATTCATTGTGCCGCTTCATTGAAAAAGCAATTTTATGTGAAATAGCACGATGGGGTGATGAACGTGGAAAAGTTTATGATTATGATCACTGGCATAAAGAATGGGAAGATGTTAGAAATGATTTGCGCGGTAGAGCTGATAAATTAATTAAAGAGTTAAAATCTGTAGGAATGTATCCATCAGTACAGCCTCCGATTTTTAAGCATGGCGATGATATTATTATGGATAAAGTAATTTATACAGATTCGGATTTCCAGCTGACTATTGAACGAGCTGGGGATTCAGATACTATTTACTACACTACTGATGGAACCGATCCGAGAACATGGGATTTGACTGCAAGTGTTTCTCAAACGGCTATAAAAGTTGATTCTCCTAAAGAAATTATCACTATAAACGGTTCAGGAATTATCAAAGCACGAAGCAAAAAGGGTAAAATATGGAGCCCATTGCATGAATTGGCAATCAATCCGGAATCTCTTAATGGCTTAAAAGAAGATGAACAAATTGAAAATGCAATAAAAAGTTTTAAGCTTTATCAAAACTATCCCAATCCATTTAATGCCACAACAAGAATTGGCTTATATCTTTCAAAGGAAACACATGTGCGATTGGAAGTATTTAATCTTTTGGGAGAAAAAGTAGCTGTTTTGCTGGATGATGTTAAACAAGCGGGTACATACTCTATAGTATTCAACGGCTCCGATTTACCGTCAGGAATGTATATATATCAATTGAGATGTGGAAATAAGAATCTTTATCGAAAAATGCTATTACTAAGATGA
- a CDS encoding glycosyltransferase family 4 protein: MNNKSLNILFLNSVKVNTFGGVERWMLNLGKGLYERGHKIYYAAKKGSIFINTCRSIGFPVFKNKFGIDYSIINSYRLSKILRKYDIDIVINHHNKDIKIARMASLIVNKKIVNIKRAGSIGDVKNTLENKLIYKRFVDGIITPTYDIKYKLLKYGWLDKDLIHVIKNGVIIPNLEGLNIKNIKNSLKVADESRVIGSFGRLVEQKQFDKFLFVSKLIKQKIDNVKFIIVGEGHLKDEIINISKEIGIFNDLILLDFQADPISIYAICDIIVMTSRSEGYPNVLLEAMSVGKPVVAFGVGGIKELIKNGDNGYIIDPFDCEKMAEICIELLRNEEKVEEIGSRAKKYVENNNSIKTMIDKTEEYIIQLYNKKFIRNETFKNSFYR; the protein is encoded by the coding sequence ATGAATAATAAAAGCTTAAATATCCTATTTTTAAACTCCGTCAAGGTCAATACTTTTGGTGGTGTTGAAAGGTGGATGTTGAATTTAGGAAAAGGACTTTATGAAAGAGGACACAAAATATATTACGCTGCCAAGAAAGGCTCCATATTTATCAATACTTGTAGAAGTATAGGTTTCCCAGTATTTAAAAATAAATTTGGAATAGATTATAGCATTATAAATAGTTACAGATTATCAAAAATTTTAAGAAAATATGACATAGATATTGTAATAAATCATCACAACAAAGATATAAAAATTGCTAGAATGGCGAGTCTAATCGTAAATAAGAAAATAGTAAACATTAAAAGAGCAGGATCTATTGGCGATGTAAAAAATACTTTAGAAAATAAACTGATATATAAAAGATTTGTGGATGGTATAATAACACCAACTTATGATATAAAATATAAATTACTAAAATACGGCTGGTTAGATAAGGATTTAATTCATGTAATAAAAAACGGTGTTATTATACCTAATTTAGAAGGTCTAAACATCAAAAATATAAAGAACTCATTGAAAGTAGCAGATGAAAGCAGAGTCATAGGATCATTTGGTAGATTAGTAGAGCAAAAACAATTCGATAAATTTTTATTTGTTTCGAAACTAATAAAACAAAAAATAGATAATGTAAAGTTTATCATCGTAGGGGAAGGACATTTAAAAGATGAGATAATAAATATTTCAAAGGAAATAGGAATATTTAACGATTTGATTCTGCTAGACTTCCAAGCGGACCCAATATCTATTTACGCAATTTGTGATATTATTGTCATGACTTCCAGGAGTGAAGGATATCCAAATGTATTATTAGAAGCAATGTCTGTTGGTAAACCAGTAGTTGCATTTGGTGTCGGAGGTATTAAAGAACTTATCAAAAATGGTGATAATGGTTATATTATCGATCCTTTCGATTGTGAAAAAATGGCTGAAATATGTATTGAACTTCTTAGGAATGAAGAAAAGGTAGAGGAAATTGGCAGTAGAGCAAAAAAATATGTGGAAAATAATAATTCTATTAAAACAATGATAGATAAGACTGAAGAATATATCATTCAATTATACAATAAAAAGTTTATACGAAATGAGACATTTAAAAATTCTTTTTATAGGTAG